CTAGATTGCTCTGTGCTTCTTTCATGTCTATTTGAAAGCAGTGGCATTTTGGCCTTAAATAGATTACGTCTAAGACTGGGAGATCCATGCCTTTAACTGCAGGCTCAAGAGGGTAAGAATCATAGATTAAAATTCCATCTCAGGGCCATCGAGAACCAAATCTAAACCAAATTTCATATAATTACACAGTTTTACACCAGGGAAGCATTCCTGTGATTTTATAAGCAGCCATGGTCCTCCAGACAGAGAAAATGCTCTAGGAAAGCATTATGCCCCTCTCTGTCCTTCCTTGACAGTTAAACATTGCCTATACCCATAAACCTCCTTCCTTTCTTAGTTATGAGACTAAGTTGCAGAAAGTTAAGATGGTAGAAACTGGACTCAGCTGGTCTGCTCAGCATTGTGTTGTATGATGCACTGTGGCACAAGGTCTCTCAATCTAGCAACATCCAAGCTAGGGCCACAGGAAGACCCAGGCTCAGCACTGTAGATCCCTTTTATTGTATTTCAAGGTGTCATTCACTAGTTACAGAATGCATCCCAAGTGTTGCAGGAAATAGTGGGTGTACATCTTCTGTTACTACACACTGGCACCTTCACATTTGCTTTGCTGTGAATAAACTTGTTTCAcatccaaaaaaagaaagccaaggGCATGCCATAAGGCATGGTACAATGCCAGGAGATTCTcatgaaaacaaacagacaaaaaagtATGTTTTGGCTCCAAGGCCTTTTAACAGACCCATAGCAAACCTGGAAGGAGATAAAGCCCTTGTTCTGCAGCTTTCAAGTCAACTGAAGGCACTTTAAAAGACCTTTCTTAGCTGCCATATGGGATACGGGCTGATTCATTCCTTGCTAGGTAGGCCCATCTCCCAGGCAATACCTCTGGCACTGCTGTCGTGCAGGTCCAAGAAAATCCTCTAAAGCATATGTGAAACATTACTGTAAGATCCAGAGAGCAACTAATGGCAGCAATCTGATTACAATCAACATGTTTTTGGATCCTGCTCCACTCAGTCTTGTGATGACGCAAAATGTTCCAGAACTCACCAGCTATTTTTagccaaaaaaccaaaaaaaaccccaacaacaaaccaacaTAAAAGGGGCCAAGGGAAAAAAGCTGAGCTTTTCTGGGCATAGCTTTGTCACTTATAAACCTGCAGAGACCTTTGCACTGAACTGCTAACTCAGGGGGTAGCAGTGTTTCACAGAGATAAGGAGGAGAGTCACTGCCATTCAACCAGCGAACATATTAGCTGAATGAGAAATTCTCCCAAAAAGTGAGACACCAGCTGGGGCCAGCTTAACAAAATGAACCTGTGATGCAACACCTTCATCTTCACAAGATTTGTGTGCAATAGGTAACAGGCAGCTCCTCAGGAATCCTTGCTCCAGTGGTTACAGGCCATCTTCTAGTTGCCCTCCTCTCCAGTCCGTTCCAGCCCAATTTCTAGGGTTGTTCTGCAAGCACACTCTGGACAGGTATAGACTGACATTTTTAAGGCTatgctgcagctgtttctcacgTGAACAGAAACACCAGATCTCTAACAATCTTGGAAAGGTCTACCCAGATTTCAAGTCCCCCGTCCAACAGCAGTAGAGCCAAccataaaaccaaaattaaattttcagaaaatatgagTCAAGTTTTCAAAATCAAAGGATTGTATTGGTTCTGGTCAAATTTAAGGACCATAGTACTCTGGCTTGGCTGGATCGAGAACTCATTCATTAACTTTGCTTGCCCAGACACAAGCAAATATTGAAGGACTTCTCTCCCCTCCTACCCCAGTGACACTTGCACTGTACTTCTGCAGGCCCATATCCACTTGTCCCACCACCCAGCTAGCAACAGTGGAGTCAACACAATTCCCATTCCTCTATTGACTCTGCAAGCTTCCCAATAATAAATGAcgaaaacattctttttttcccccttgcctCCCACACCTGGCTTTTTGGCAGGCTTTtagtttggggtgggttttttaacttgtttttcaAATAGTTTCTCCTGCTCCACAGGATGCTTCCCCCATGCCTTTGAGGCCTCCTGCGAAGTACTCTCTGCTGTTTCCAGTTTTTTGCCTGGGACTGTCTACTCGGGGCTGTGGCGGAGCACAGATGTCTGCAGCAGTAACTCAGATGTCTGAGctgaaataaacagaatttaACACGTGAATTACATTTAAACCAAAGGTTTCAGAAACAAAGGGCATAGGCTATTTTATATGCTAAATCTTGCTAAAATAATCAAGGCATATCCCTACCCACAGAGGTTAAAAGGCTATCACTGTATCAGTAACCCTGCAATGCTTTTATGTTTCTCTTAATGGAAAATTTTTCCAGAAGCTGAAAACACCTCCTCATGATTTGCCCTGGCAGGGTGTGCATCTCACCATGGGTGGGATGGCATAGTGAGGACTCACCTCATCTTGTATCTGTCCTCACAGGACACCTTTACAGTATCCAAATCTCCAGCTTGTGTGGAAAACACAAATTTGGAGTGCAGCTGTTAGAGCCGGTACTTCCAGGACACCAGCACTTAAGCCACCAGCACGCCATCCAAAAGGGTTTCGCGACCCCCCATCCAACCTTCTCAAGCCAGTGCTAGTGCAGGTCGGGTTAAGGCACCCCGCGTTTCCCGGGAAAGCTGCGAGTCCCTGGGGAGTTTATCCCGAGGCGGCGGGAGGACGGTGACACCTCGCGGTCCGACGCTCTCATTGCCTCGGCCAGGGCGGGCCCCGCAGCGCTGCCAAGCCCAACCCGCTGTGGGTTACGGTGATGCTTTCCCAGGGCCCGGCGGGCCGGCTCCTCCCGAGGCTTTGGCTCCGTCCCGGCAGGAACAGCTCCGTGAGGGGCGAGGCCGCGCACAGCAAAGGGAAGGCTCCGGGGTGACCTGGCCACCGCATTCCAGTACCTGAGAGCCAAcaagagagctgagaggggctttttacaagggcatgtagtgacaggacaagggggaatgcaTTCAATCGggaagagggtagatttagattataTTTTAGGAAGACATTGTTTGCTGgaagagtggtgaggcactgtagcaggttccccagagagGCTGAGAATTCCCCACCCTGAAAGTGTTCGAGGtcgggctggatggggctttaagcaccctggtctagtgggaggtgtccctgcccatggatgatccttaaggcgCCTCCCGGCCCGCCGCCACTCCGCGACGCCCCGAGCGGCCCGCGGCCACCCGCCCGCGCATGCGCCGCGCGTTGCCCGGGAGACGGACGCCGTTACCGCTCCCTCaggccgcgcccgccccgcccgaaGCCGGAGTCGGAGCTGCCGCACGGAGCCCACCATGGTGCCCATCCGAGCGCCCGAGCTGGACGTGCCCTACAGCTTCTGCagccagccccgctccctgcTCCCCCGCCCCAAGTACCGAGAGCAGTCCAACGCCGCCGAGACGTGAGTGCTGGTGTCCGGCGGACCGCGCCGCCCTCCGCGGGCCgctgccccgctgccctccGCGCCTTTCccctcagcccagctccctgccgGCCCTTCCCGGGgagcgcagcccccgccgccctGCCTTTCTCGTGCCCGGCGTGCGGGGGCCGCAACCGGCGCTGTCTGTGCTGTGCCGCAGGGAGAAGGGCCCGCGGCGCTACGGCAACATCATGATCGACCCGAGAGTGGTGCGCGGAAACGCTTTGTCCATTCGCCTCCTACCGGAGGTATGGGGCTTTTTTAGTGTGGATCATACTACAGTTTTGTGGGAAAGTCATAGGGAGGGCAGCAAAGCTGTTCCTGATTTATAATTTTAACTACCGAAGCTGTAATTTTACTTCCAATGTTTCACGTAGTCACAGGCTCTCCAGTTAAACTAGCCTCTGTTTCCAGCTCATTCTTAAAGCGTGTAGTTTCATATGAACTTGTGCAGTTctgattttttccctccctttgaGTACTTGattccttcattttccttctccatttctttAGTGTAATGGTCCTGAGCACAAGTCATTACTGGATAATCTGTTATCATATGCAAGGTGTCATCAGGGAGAATTGCAGCTCCTGAGAAATTGAGTCGTGGGGTAGAGTTTGGTTTTTCCTACCATAGAAGCAGAGCTAAATGGTCCAGCTGTATGCAAAAGCTGCTTGTGAGGATGCCAAAGTATTTTGTTTGTATTACTGCTGTATAGAATAGTATACAATAGTAAATCATGGAAtcttagaatggtttgggttgaaaggggtcttaaagatcatctagttccaaccccctgccatgggcagagatacCTTCCACTGGTcgaggttgctcagagtcccacCCAAATGTGAtactttgttttcagagaaTATTTCTACATAGATAATTTGATCATATATGAACTTAAAGcagtctgtattttttaaagctacTGTTGAAAATAGCTTTGTGTTGTTCAGTAGCTGTTTCTTAGAGTGAATTTTATGTAAGTTTTGTTTAAGAAGTTCAAAACTGATGTTTATCTCAATCCATAGGTAGAGTACTGAATAGAAAAGTTATTGTgagtttcttttgtttcatcAGCAATAATTGGTCCTATAATTTTTATCTAGCAAACAATTCTGTTCATAATATGATAACTGGACGTAAGTCCATTTGACCTCTCAAAATTTGAAAACTCTTACTTGTCAGAAAAAACCACACCATTTTAATATACTTTATCTTACAAAGTTCTGTATACAATATTTACTTTCACAtaacaaattaattaattaattactcAGTGTGAGATGCCATTATTATGTGCCTGTAGGCAGCTAGCATTACTGACTAATTTCATGCCATACAGTCTTTAAGTCAACTGAAAATATGGGGCCAGGACCCAGTAAAGTAAATCCAAAATACTAGATAGCTAGCATTAAAATCAAAGAGCAACCTTCATTTTTCTGTAGAGGCAATTGAGTATCATTTTCAAGTACAAAGTTTATTCTGTTTTGTgggtgtttttcttcttcacccCTGCTCAGAGTACCCAGCCCAGTACCCCTGAGgttaaaaagcagaggaaagcacagaaaaaattacTGGCCAGAAAGCTTACACACGTGCAAATCCGACCAGGAACGCCAGAGCCTGTGGAAGGCAGAGAACATGTTCATGTGCAGACAGGTAGAAGGCTGCCTTTTTTTCATATctgtctgaaaacaaaaacttgCTGATCTATATTCACTTGCTAAATTGGTGATGAAGTTGGATACAAGGATAAGTTTAAATCATAGAATGCTGGAATCAGAGGTTCTAAACTTGTTAATTAGTGACATTTTCCCAGAAGGTCTGTTTTCCAGTGTACATTAATCAAGACTTCTTCatatatttccattttcagtatAATCAGAGAAGTTTCATATATGCTTAAAATTGAAGGTTTTAAAACTTTTGCTTAAGGTGAACTACTGACCTATGCAGCAAACTGACCTGTGTTTTGAGAggcctttttttaaactttatagATAACATTTTATTGCACTCTTTGGATGTAATTCAGAATGTAGAGTCATCAAAAACAGTTgagagataaaataaaaagaatcccACTTTGAGTATTCATTGTGCTTTTGTTTCTAGAACTGTATTTGGAAGAGATTAGTGATCGGATAATAGAGGTTGATGGAGAGTGTCAAACAGATGAATTTTTGGACAGACCACCCACTCCACTCTTCATACCAGCCAAAACAGGAAAAGATGTGGCCACACAAATAGAAGAAGGGGAGGTATGAAGTCAGGTCCACAAGTGCCGTCAAAATATATCTCCCatacaaaacacatttttgatACAAAAttgaaatagaaacagaaaggaACTAATCCTCACAgaacatgcaaaaaaaccccaaacccaactcACCAATGTCTGCTTTGAGGTTAAGTGTAAAATTAAGGAAGATGTGTCTCCATGTGCACTggttctgctgctttcagctatGAACTACAGTGTTGAGAAATGCTCTCTTCTGTAAAACGTGTCCAGCCCAAGAAGGGACTGGGAACACAGAAATAGGGTCCAGGGAAGTGCTTGGCAGTCcgcacaggggctgtgggagggtGTGTGGTGTCTCACTCCAGCCCACTCACTACTTAGCCCCCAGCAGCACTCATGATTCTCTCTGCCTTAGCTGACACTGGTCCCCCACCTGCACCTGCATTTATCCAGCCGGACTTCAGTACAAGggcttttttatcctttttctccttgtcaATCCTTGTTAAGAGTAATTGTGATCAAGGGACAtttatctctgtttttctgACTCCCATCCTCAGTTGTTTGACTTTGATATTGAAGTTAAGCCGATCCTGGAAGTGTTGATTGGGAAAACAGTTGAGCAGGCTTTGCTGGAAGTCATGGAGGAAGAAGAGCTGGCCCAGCTGTGGTCCCATCAGCGTGCCTTCGCAGAGCTGCGTAATGCAGAGTTGGCTGAATTGCAGCGCTTGGAAGAGCAGGATAGGCGAATCAGAGAGGAGAAGGTAAGCCTTCCTCAGGGCAAGGCCTGTCTGAATGATGtcagaagggagaaaaacatttccagtgCGGAACGACAAGCTGTGATATAAGCTGGGTATGCCCAAAAGGGTACTGTCAGCTTTGATATACCTTAAAGCATTTTGGTGACATACAGCTGCACTCTGCCACTTGCTCTCGTACAACAGCACCACACCGTTGTGTTTACTTGGAGCAGTCATACTTGAGTGACCTGGTGTAGTTGGACACCTGGTCAAAAGGCCAAACccaacagcattttcttctgtacCTGGTGCAGCTGTTTCTTAAGCCTTTTCATTATAATAACTAAACAAATAGAGTGCTTGGAATTAAGAGAGACACCTAGTCTTTCACACCCAATGCATGCACTACTCTGTGTGCACATGTACATCTCAAGATCGCCAAGTATTATGctatattaataatatttagtAAATAGGAATGAACAGAAAAGGCAAGACTTAATTACTTACTATTCATCAGCTTTGTATAATTGTGTGTTCTAATGTTTTCCTGAACTAATTTGAGTTTTAATCTTTTTGTACATGAAATAGGATATAATATTGGAGGATGAAAAGTTTGGGAAATACTTATCCAACTTCATCACATTCCAAGGCCAACAAACAGCTTGATCTGCaataataaagcaaaaagtCATGAGATTAATGTGTACTAAGGCATCAGAAAAGGGTTTCATTTGGCCAGCTGTGATGCCTTTATTTTATAGACTTGCCATAATCAGAAAAAGAATACTACAGAAATGTGTTTCCCTGTAATTTGAGGGTATTTTAATACTCCATAGATAAAGTACAAGCTTGCTTTCAAGCACTCTTTAATGAAATCTTTAGTGAAAGTCAGAGGCTGCAAATACCAGGTAGAGATCATAATTACCTGTACTTTTGActatcttttttatttatgagACACACACTGTGATAATTCTTCAAAATCTAGATCAAAGGAGTCACAGCTAAAGGCCTCTAAGTTTTACATGCATAATTGCCTTGACAGGAACGTCGCAGACTTGAACACCTGGAAAAGCTGAGGAAACAGAAAGAGACTGCAGAGAAAGTTGCAGCTCGGGCATTCGCTCAGCGTTACCTGGCTGATCTCATTCCCTCAGTCTTCAACAATCTTCATGCCAGTGGATTTTTTTATGACCCTATAGAaagaggtttgttttgtttttttctttttaaatatgtaaGCAAGGTAATATAAAGCTCAAAACAACCATGAAACACAGCATATTGTCCTATTATTTAGAATAATGTCATAAGACTTTATTAATTTACATTTGTGGCTGAACTCATAGTTTTAACACAAACATTATTGATCATCTGTACAAATAGTGAAGAATAAGTGAGAGCTGACAGTGTGACAAAGAGAAGAGCTGCTTTGGAACTGGAGAGAAATAAATGGGTGGTTAGGattgggagagagagagatccaAATTGAAGTACATGTATTTTTATAGAACAGACAAATCAGTTTGCCATTCTGAATATTTTGTAATGATTATCAGAACAAGGGAGAAATTAGTCAATTAGAATTGGGCCCAGAAAACAATTTTGGAGTTGTATATCAGTGGCTTCCAAGCCGCTAGAATCAGCAGCACTTCTTATGAGCTACCTTGCTCCATCCCACTTCACCAGTCTCCACATGGGCACAGACCACAGCTTGGGAATGGTTACACTCTCGCTAGGATAAATCATGGGATCAATGCAGAAACTGAGTGTGGTTTTCAACCAGGGCAGGCTTTGGGATCACAGTGTACAAATAGTATCATTTGAGAAATACACGGGTAAGCAAGAACTCCTTAGTCAGAGAGAACAAATGCTTTCAACAGACCAGAAGCCAAATGTCTTTGGAAAGTGAGGCAGGAAATGTTATTCTCCTGACTTGTTCAGGATAGTTATTTGGATCTCACTAGAACATGGCTGTGTATCTCATCTCTTCTGAGCCCTTCAAGTGTGCCAGAcctctttgaaaacaaatgcaGTTGAGAGGACTCTGCTCTGAGTCTGTAATGATGATGAACCTCAGTAAGAGAGGTTGGAGGTAAGAAACCAAACATCATCTGAGAGATTTTGTCTGACTCTTACAGAGCAAGTGCCTTTTGGCAGGGGGGGTTCATCCCTTAATTGTCATAGCAAATAAAAACAGCCACCAAGTCCTGTTGGTCATCCTTTATAaagtgatgttttctttttgtttcttcctgcTAAATTCTTACAGATATTGAGACAGACTTCCTTCCATGGCTGATGTCAGAAGTGGAAGAAACACTACAGAGGAAGGTTCTGGGAAGGATGATGCTTGACTGTAAGTTACCAAATCCTGGAATGTAATCTGGGCTGCCTGAtgtttttgattgtttttttgCTGATCAGAACAAATGTCACATTTATATGGTCACTGTGGGTTAAGGTagtgatgccttaagaggcctcctagacacagactggacaggagtaaaagaataaaataggtatttatttgaaaagccttcaaaggtacaccctgggagCCACAGGCTATTGCCAAAAATGAaccccaagatggacgacaggtcacgagttcttcacacctttataggtttggttcatttgcatatcagggttaattctccagttaaagcttcagttcaatgatgtaatttcccctctgCTGGCCCCCCTTAGAAGCTCTTTGgattatactttttgggcctaggatggtctgggtgaccttggagagcaggcctggagaggctttgttatgtctacctagcacaaGTGAGCAGAAACTAGCAAGCTACAAGAAACCTCAGAGTTACACTCTAGGCAGTACAGaatcaggaaaatataaaagttaaaacctaggCATCAGTAGGAGGTGACATTTTAGGAAAAGCTCCAAGTACCCATGGCTTTTtgtgttgggggttttgtttatttgtgtttatttgttggtttggtttgggttttttgctatATTAACATCTTTTAATATTGGAAAACTACTACTACATACAAGTAGGTAACTGATATTCAGCTGAAACAATGGAAGTGTCAGTCATGCTGCACTATCCACTCTCTTCTGGCTTTATACTGTTTGAGATGTGTTAATGCTGGGAGATACAACACATATGTCAGGACCAGAATGGTTAAAGAACACAATTGTTTTTTCTGCTATAAAGCTTCTACTTCCTCTGTGTTACCCAGCCACCACTGCTGTAGTGTTCTCTGTAGTGCACCTGAATGTGCTAGTGGCAACCGAAAAACCCACCTTGTGTACTGCCACATATATACCATGAAAGTCTCTTAATCTGCTTGTGTAAACTCCCAGGGCTATGGATTATTCTCCTGCATGAAAGGAGGATGATGGCAGGCCATGGTTGACTAAAAAGTGAGGTGACCAATATTTTTCATCAAAACAAGGGCTTACCTCCTTATCAGTCAATAATCATGTCCTTGCTTTTGAAATAGATTGAAATATCAGTCTTCTTTTGGGCTAGTTCAAACTAAATATTTGGGCTCTTTTATTAGTTCAGAGGCTGTAGTTGAAACATCTGAAAAACCTGGACTCTGTCTTGTGTAGAAGCACAAAAGTATGGTGTATGTGTACCCAGCAGTGTGCTCCTAGATCAAACCACTTTTTACAGTTGCATCTTCATTCCTATAGTTTTCCTCTTGCTGGGATTTTGGGTTTGTGTTACAATTGTGTTTGCTTCCTTTGGGTTTATTGTTAGTTTAATCAGGACcctgaactttattttttaaggtaTAATATGATTTGGACAGTTACAGCTTGTCTGTTAGGTATTTTATGCTGATACATGTGCCAGTAAGTACACTCAAGGATCACTTCTTCATGTAGCTCTTCAGAAGGAAGGGaaatttctcttattttaagaaaaaaatagtctGAGTACTGAATAAACATCCTAAGGAGAACGTTGCTGCAGGATACAGTATTGATGAGAATATCTATAATTTTCTTGTTAAATCTGTTTAAGTTTTTAACCAGATATCATTGTCTTGCTCCAGTCCTAAGACATACCTGGGGCAGGCCAGTAAGTAATGTAAGCAGCCCA
The DNA window shown above is from Corvus hawaiiensis isolate bCorHaw1 chromosome 3, bCorHaw1.pri.cur, whole genome shotgun sequence and carries:
- the RSPH3 gene encoding radial spoke head protein 3 homolog, translating into MVPIRAPELDVPYSFCSQPRSLLPRPKYREQSNAAETEKGPRRYGNIMIDPRVVRGNALSIRLLPESTQPSTPEVKKQRKAQKKLLARKLTHVQIRPGTPEPVEGREHVHVQTELYLEEISDRIIEVDGECQTDEFLDRPPTPLFIPAKTGKDVATQIEEGELFDFDIEVKPILEVLIGKTVEQALLEVMEEEELAQLWSHQRAFAELRNAELAELQRLEEQDRRIREEKERRRLEHLEKLRKQKETAEKVAARAFAQRYLADLIPSVFNNLHASGFFYDPIERDIETDFLPWLMSEVEETLQRKVLGRMMLDSLIRVVVEKRLDEFSHPPPSDQTEAPAEEPRATDAAPQVSGEADAADQPVAEKEEADQPVAEE